In a single window of the Acidobacteriota bacterium genome:
- a CDS encoding GspMb/PilO family protein produces MTGGLLGRVVREKRAVVLILAVALLANLAIAALVVYPMSASVQTGEQQAEIAAQALRAAQREFATANATMTGRTRATDDLRRFYTKLLPADLAGARRATYLKLTQLARDAELKAQRRLEEVHEPRQDEVDAGITLARLAISMVLKGEYESVRQFLRDIEAASEFIVIDNVALAEGAEPGSALVLTVELSTYYRMASHGN; encoded by the coding sequence ATGACGGGCGGACTCCTGGGGCGCGTCGTGCGCGAGAAGCGGGCCGTCGTGCTGATCCTGGCGGTCGCGTTGCTGGCCAACCTCGCGATCGCGGCGCTGGTCGTGTATCCGATGTCGGCTTCGGTCCAAACCGGCGAGCAGCAGGCAGAGATCGCCGCGCAGGCCCTGCGCGCCGCGCAACGAGAATTCGCCACCGCCAACGCCACGATGACGGGCAGGACCCGCGCGACCGACGACTTGAGGCGCTTCTACACGAAGCTCCTACCCGCAGATCTCGCCGGCGCCCGGCGGGCGACGTACCTCAAACTGACGCAACTGGCACGCGATGCGGAACTCAAGGCGCAGCGGCGCCTGGAAGAGGTCCACGAGCCGCGGCAGGACGAGGTGGACGCCGGAATCACGCTGGCGAGACTGGCCATCTCGATGGTGCTCAAGGGCGAGTATGAGAGTGTTCGCCAATTCCTCAGAGACATCGAAGCGGCCAGCGAATTCATCGTCATCGACAACGTGGCGTTGGCGGAAGGCGCCGAGCCTGGCTCGGCGCTGGTCCTGACGGTGGAATTGTCGACCTACTACCGGATGGCGAGCCATGGGAATTAG